Below is a window of Planococcus rifietoensis DNA.
CGAACATAAACAGCCATTTGCGGATTACTTGGCGCGCAAGGCGCAACTGCTCGGTAAAGAAAAGCTCGCCTGGTACGATGTCGACGCGCCGGTCGTGGAAAACTCCCAGTCGTTCGACTACGAACAAGGGTCGGAGTTCATCATCCGCCATTTCGGGAAATTCGGCCCGGAATTGGAGAAATTCTCCCGCCACGCGCTGGAAAACGGCTGGGTGGAAGCGGAAGACCGCGCGCATAAGATGCCGGGGGGCTTTTGCACATCGCTTCCGAAAAGCGGCGAATCGCGCATCTTCATGACCTACAGCGGATCGATGTCCAATGTCGCGACATTAGCCCATGAATTGGGGCATGCCTTCCATACGCATGCGCTGCAACCGATGCATGACTTGAACCGCAGCTATGCGATGAACGTCGCCGAAACGGCGTCGACTTTCGCGGAAATGATCGTAGCCGACGCAGCGGTCAAGAATGCTGTGACCAAAGAAGAGAAAATCTCGTTGCTGGAAGACAAGATCCAGCGCAGCGTGGCGTTTTTCATGAACATCCATGCCCGCTTCCTGTTCGAGACTAGATTCTATGAAGAACGCAAGAATGGCGTAGTTCCGGCAAGCCGCTTGAACGAATTGATGGAACAGGCCCAAAAGGAAGCGTTTGCCGGCAGTTTATCGGAAGGGCATCCACATTTCTGGGCATCGAAATTGCATTTCTATATCACCGATGTGCCGTTCTATAATTTCCCGTATACATTCGGTTACTTGTTCTCGCTCAGCGTGTACGCGAAAGCGCTCGAAGAGGGACAAGGGTTCGAAGAGAAATATATGGCCTTGCTCCGTGACACAGCGGTCATGAGTACAGAACAATTGGCGATAAAGCATCTCGGAGAAGATATCACCGAAAAAGGGTTCTGGGAAAAAGGCATTGCCTTATGTACAAAAGATGTTGAGGAATTCATCAAATTGACTGCAGAAGAGGGATAAGATGAATCTGCTTTTTGAAGGCAAAACCTGTTATCTGCGCACACTCACCGTAGAAGATGCTGAAGACATGGTGCGGATCCTGGTGAAAAACCGCGATTATTGGGCGATTTATGAGCCGAGGCATCGCGATAGTTATTTCACGATCGCCGTACAGCGCGAGAAAATCCGTGAATCGATCTACCAAGCGAGAGAAAACCGGGAATACAGTTTTGGGATTTTCTCACACGACACCAATCAGCTGATTGGTCATATTTCCATATACAGCATCAAGCGCTTGCCGTTCCTAAGCGCCTTGGTCGGCTACTCGATGGACGAAGAGTTTATCGGCCGCGGCATTGCGAGTGAAGCGGTCCGCTTGATCACGGCTTTCGGATTTGAGCAATTGCGCCTCCACCGTGTGGAAGCGTATGTCGCCCCGGATAACATCGGCTCGTTGCGCGTGCTCGAAAAAGCGGGATTTGAAAAAGAAGGCTTGCTCAAGCAATTCCTGTTCATCAATGGGGAATGGAAAGACCATTATTATTACGCATTGCTCGAACAGGATTTTTGAAAGGGCAAGGCCGCTTATCTGAGATGGTGGAAGGATATGCGGAGATGGTTTGAAAGATAAAGAAGGGAGAGGGTGCTATATGGATCCCGAGAAATTATTTGCCTATCACCAATGGGCCACTCAAAAGGTTCTGCAATTGGTGGAAGACTCAGGCGAAGAGTATTACACGAGAGCGGGTCAGAATTCATTTCCATCGATCCGGGAAACGGTTGCCCATGTCATTGGCGTCGAAAAGATGTGGTTCAAACGGATGAATGGGGTCAAGAGCCCGGAATTTGAACATTTCGATGTCGACACGGTCGAGAAAGCGAAAAATGCCTTGCTCTTGCTTCATGCGGAGATGGAATTGTATTTCGCCTCACTATCAGAAGAAAGCTGGCAAGAAGAGCTGAATTACCGCAACATGAAAGGCGACGAGTTTCGCCACAGCCGCGAAGAAATGCTTTTCACTGTCGTCAACCACGCGAGCTACCACCGCGGGCAGATCACTTCTTTATTGCGCCAATTCGGCAAAGCCGGAATCCCGCTCGATTATATTTATTTCCAAAAAGAAAACCGCTGAGATTTCTCAGCGGTTTTCTTTGAATATTGAAGAACTCTATTAATCCGTTATGAATTAAAAGTAGAAACAGGTTTTCAACATTCAAAATCAATGACCTATTTAAGTATTTGGAGAAGCGTTCGCTCGTAACCCCTTCTGCTCAATAATGCTGCGCATTACTTTCGCAAAGATAATGTCTCCCGTAGGTCGACCTTATCTTTCCAGTGGATCAGCGAGACGACCGAGACCCCGCAAGACGCGCAGCGGCTGAGGAGGCTTGGGCGCGAGCCCACGGAAAGCGAGCGATAAGCTTCGGAAAATACGACTTCTGACCTTTTTTCGACAAGCCGAAAAAAAACCGCTGAGATTTCTCAGCGGTTTTCGTCTTTATTGCCATCGATGACGACATCGAGTTTTCCGGTTTTCGGGTCGATGACAAGGCCGTGGACGGGAACGGTTTTATCCATCAATGGGTGATGGCGGACCATGTCGACGCTGTGGCGCACGCTATCCGTTACGTTGTCGAAGCCTTGCAGCCACTCGTCGAGGTTGACACCTGAGAATTTCATCTGTTCGATCGTACTCTCTTCAACGCCGCGGGCTTTCATCTTTTCGATGATGCCTTCCGGTTTCACTTTGGCCATCCCGCAGTCGTGGTGCCCGATAATATAGATCTCGTCGGCATTCAATTCGTATACTGCCACGAACAAGCTGCGCATGATGCCGCCAAACGGATGGTTGATGACAGCGCCGGCACTTTTGACGATTTTCACGTCACCGTTCTTGAAGTTCATCGCTTTTGGCAATAGTTCAAGCAGGCGGGTATCCATGCAAGTCAAGATGACGATCCGCTTATCCGGGAGATTGGTGGTGATGAATTCCTCATAATGTTTTTCTTCTACAAATTTTTCGTTGTAATCCAAAATCTCATTCAATAAAGACATCGTTTTTCCTCCTTGATGGTGGTTTGGGATTTAACGCGACATTTTCTCGAGCTGGTCGATCATGCCGAGCGAGCGGCCAGTGCCGATCGCAACGGATTCCAACGGATCCGGCGCAATATGGACCGGTACGGAAATTTCTTGCGCCAGCCATTCCTGCAAGCCTTTCAACAAGGCACCGCCGCCAGAAATGACGACACCCTGGTCGACCATATCGCCTGACAATTCAGCGGGGCAATTTTCCAGTGTGGCACGGATACATTCCAAGATGGCTGACAAGGATTCACTGAGTGCTTTTTGCATTTCGTCAGAACTCAATTCAATCGTTTTCGGTAATCCGCTCAATACGTCACGGCCGCGGATATTCATCTTTTTCGGTTCGTGAGGGATTGGTGCATAGCCAATTTCTTTTTTGATTGTCTCAGCCGTTTTCTCGCCGATCAATAAATTATAATGCTTGCGGACGTATTGGATGATGTCTTCATCCATCCGGTCGCCTGCGATCTTGATCGTATTGGAAGACACCACGCCGCCAAATGAAATGATGGCGACTTCTGTCGTGCCTCCTCCAATATCGACGATGACCGAAGCGACAGGTTCCGTAATCGGCAAGTCAGCGCCGATTGCTGCGGCAACTGTTTCTTCGATCAGGTGCACGGATTTTGCGCCACTTTGTTTGACGGCATCATGGATGGCCCGGCGTTCAACAGCCGTTGCGCCGGACGGGGTACATACCATGACTTTCGGCTTTCTGAGAGAGCCGCCGAGTTGTTTAGCCGCTTTTTGCATGACCAGCTTCAAGAGCTCGCGGGTCACGTCAAAGTCGGCGATGACGCCTTCTTTCATCGGGCGCACGATACGGATGGAATCGGGCGCTTTGCCGAGCATCGCTTTCGCTTCGGTTCCGATGGCAATGACAGCGCCACTGCGGGCATCCAGGGCGACAATCGATGGTTCATTCAAGATGACGCCTTTTGATTTTGTATAGACGAGAATATTGGCGGTACCGAGATCGATCCCGATATCCGTTGCAGAAAACATGGATGAATTCCTCCTAATCGGTATAAACACTGCTTATTCAAATTTTATCACTTTTCTGTGAGATGTGATAGAGGGAGGAGAAACAGAAAAAAGCCCTGCCCCGCATATGCGAGGCAGAGCTTTTTTACTTAATGACGCTCTTTCGGAAGCGGATCGATATGCTCTGCATCATGGCTATGAAGCTCTTTGCCAAGGAAATGAAGCAGTGTGAAGAAGAACATGAAGATCACAGCCATAAATCCGAGGACAGCAGTAATACCGTATAGCATAGTGATAACCCCTCTCTAAACTGTAATAATCCTATTCAGTATACATGAAAACGGATGGAAAATTAAGTGTCGAATTATCGACCTTTAAAATGCCCAGTTGCCGCCTCGGAAGATCGGTTCGCGCGTGCCGTCTTCCAAAATGCCGTCGATGTCCATATCTGCAGACCCGACCATGAAATCGACATGGGTGATGCTTTGGTTCAAGCCGTGTTCTTTCAATTCATCCGCTGACATCGTCTTGCCGCCTTCTAGGCAGAACGCATAGGCGCTGCCGATCGCGAAGTGGTTGGACGCATTTTCATCGAATAAAGTATTGAAGAACAAGATGCCGGAATCCGAAATTGGCGATTGGTGAGGCACTAATGCCACTTCGCCGAGGCGGTGGGAGCCTTCGTCCGTGGCGACCAATTCCTTGAGCACTTCTTCGCCTTGTTCGGCTGTGACATCGGTGATGCGCCCGCCTTCGAACGTGATTTTAAAGCCGTCGATGATATTGCCGCCGTAGCTGAGTGGCTTGGTGCTGGAGACGAAGCCGTTGACATCGTCTTTATGAGGCACTGTAAACACTTCTTCTGTCGGCATATTGGCCATGAAAGTATGTCCTTTTTCATTGACTGAACCAGCGCCTGCCCATAGATGGCCTTTTGGTAGCGCGACTTCGAGGTCGGTGCCAGGTGCCTGGTAATGAAGCTTGGCGTATTTCTTGTCATTCAAATAATCGGCTTTGGTGTGGAGCGTGCGGTCATGCTCGAGCCAAGCTTCAATCGGGTCTTTCGTATCTGCACGGACAGCCTTGAAAATCGCTTCCCAGAGCGCTTCTACTTGCTCGTTTTCCGGGAGGTCCGGGAACACTTTGTTCGCCCATTGTGCAGACGGTGCTGCTAGGACGCACCAGCTGATTTTATCGGATTGGACGTATTGGCGGTATTTATTTAGCGCTTGGCCGGTCGCTTTCTGGGATGCAGAAATGCGTTTGGAATCGATGCCTTTCAGCAGGTCCGGGCTTTGCGAAACGACGCTGATGAACGCAGCACCTTGTTCGGCCAATTGCTCGCGCTCCTGGACTTTCCATTCCGGGAATTCGGCAAAAGAATCTTCCGGTGCTTTTTCGAAGCGCGTGCGGGAAATCACATCGTCGCTCCAATCCACGAATACTTGTCTCGCACCTTCTTCATAAGCTTTCTTGACAATCAAGCGGACAAACGGTGCTGCATCTATGGAAGCTGCAATATACAATTTTTGGTCAGGCTGGATATTGACGCCTACCTTTACCGCCAATTCAGCATAGCGGGATAACTTTTCATCAAATGTAGTCATTTCCAAAAACACTCCTCTCATCCTTTCTATAGTAGCAATATTCAAACACGTAGCGCAATAGTGGGGCACATGAAAGAAAAACGATTTGCATTATTTATTATAAAAGTTTAAAATATAAACAAAAGTTTGAAAGGGAGGGAGCCAATGAATCGCAACGAACAGAAAATCCTGGAGCTAATCGAGCATGATCCGTATTTGTCCCAACAGGAAATGGCAGATGCGCTCGGGATTTCACGGCCATCTTTAGCCAATCTGATCTCCGGGCTCATCAAGCAAGGCCGGATTCTCGGCCGTGCATATGTGCTGCCCGAAGAAAATGCGATCTTGTGTATCGGCGGGGCGAATGTGGACCGGAAATTCCATTTGAAAGCACCGTCTGTCCACGGCACCTCGAATCCGGCAACGGTGACGAGGAGCGTCGGGGGCGTCGCGCGTAATATCGCTGAAAACCTGGGCCGTCTTGGCCACGAAGTCCAATTGGTATCGGTTGCCGGAGACGATCCGGAATGGCGTTTCATCGAAGAAGTGTCTTCGCCTTATATGGACACTGCCATGACCAAGACGCTTTCACAAGGCGCAACCGGCAGCTATACCGCTGTGTTGGAACCTGACGGCGAAATGACTTTGGCACTGGCGGACATGGACATCTACACGGAAATGACACCTAGCTACCTGGAGCATCACCGCAGCAAGTTAATGCGTGCGAAACTATTGGCAGTCGACTTGAACTGCCCGAAAGAAACCGTTATGTACCTACAGGCTCTCGCATCGTCTTCGAATGTGCCGCTGGCTGTCATTCCCGTATCAGCCCCTAAAATGGATCGGTTAGGAGAAGACTTGAGCGGGATCAGCTTTCTGATCTTGAACCGCGACGAAGCAGCTCTCAGGCTCGGCATTTCCATCCAGGATCAAGCGGATTGGAAGCGCTCGGTTGAAATGCTTCTTGAGCAAGGCGCAAAAACGGCCGTCGTAACTGGCGGAAAAGACGGGGCCATGGCGGGCGACGAAAATGGCGTGATGCATTTCCCGGCAATCGAAACGCAGCAAGTGGAAGACGTCACGGGAGCTGGAGATGCCTTCTCTGGCGGCCTACTTCACGCCCACCTATCCGGCTATGGTTTTCATCAAGCGGTACAGATGGGCATGCTCAATGCATCCAAGACACTCGCAAGCAGCCAGACAGTGCGCCCTGAATTAACGGAAACAGTGTTAACTAAAGAACTGGAGGAATTGAAATGACAAACATGATCAGCTATTCAACAGAAGTACAGGAAGCCATCGAACAGAAAAAACCACTCGTCGCTTTGGAGTCGACAATCATCTCTCACGGCATGCCGTATCCACAAAACGTGGAAACGGCGCGTGAAGTCGAGCAGATCGTCCGCGACAACGGAGCCGTTCCGGCAACGATCGCATTGATGGACGGGCAAATCAAAATCGGCTTGTCGGATGAAGAACTTGAACTTCTGGGCAATTCACCGGACGTTGCGAAAGTATCCCGACGCGACATCGGCCAATTGCTTGCCACGAAAAAAATCGGCGCAACGACGGTTGCCGCGACGATGATCTGTGCAGAACTCGCCGGCATCCGCGTCTTCGCGACCGGCGGCATCGGCGGAGTTCACCGCGGGGCAGAAGCGACGATGGATATTTCGGCTGATTTGGAAGAGTTGTCGAATACAGGGGTTGCGGTCGTCTGTGCAGGCGCGAAGTCGATTCTCGATATCGGGCTGACACTTGAATACCTCGAGACCAAAGGCGTGCCGGTCATCGGCTACCAGACAGACGAGATGCCGGCGTTCTACACACGCCACAGCGGCTTCCCGCTAAGCTACGGTTCGCAAACGACTGAAGAGCTTGCGGCTATCCTAAAAGCGCAATGGTCGCTCGGCTTGAAAGGCGGGGCGGTCATTGCCAACCCGATCCCACAAGAACATGCACTCGATAAAGACTTCATCGATGGCATCATCGAACAGGCGATGGCGGAAGCGAAAGCAAACGGCATCAACGGCAAAGACGTCACGCCGTTTCTTCTCGGCAAAGTGAAAGAGTTGACGGAAGGCAAGAGCTTGGTCGCCAATATCGAACTCGTCAAGCACAATGCCAAAGTCGGTGCGGAACTGGCCGCTTCATACGGAGCACTTTAAGAACAAATTGTGAAAAAAAGACCCTTCGAGGGTCTTTTTTTAGTGTTTGCCGGCAGTTCTGTTTTCACGGGCTCGTTTTCAGGGTAAGGAAAGTCAAGGAGTTGAAGCTCATGAAAACGGATGTGTTCATCGGCGGAGGGGGAATAGGCGGGCTGACGCTCGCATTGAAACTGGCGAGGCGCGGCTTTGATGTCGTTCTGGCCGAGCGCATGGCCGTCCGCTCGCCGACCTACAAGGGAGAGTTGCTGCAGCCGAAGAGCATGCAAGTATTCGATGGCCTTAATGTATACGATGCGATTTGCGATCGGTCCAATGAAATCAAAGTGCTCGATATG
It encodes the following:
- a CDS encoding beta-class carbonic anhydrase, with product MSLLNEILDYNEKFVEEKHYEEFITTNLPDKRIVILTCMDTRLLELLPKAMNFKNGDVKIVKSAGAVINHPFGGIMRSLFVAVYELNADEIYIIGHHDCGMAKVKPEGIIEKMKARGVEESTIEQMKFSGVNLDEWLQGFDNVTDSVRHSVDMVRHHPLMDKTVPVHGLVIDPKTGKLDVVIDGNKDENR
- a CDS encoding carbohydrate kinase, which translates into the protein MNRNEQKILELIEHDPYLSQQEMADALGISRPSLANLISGLIKQGRILGRAYVLPEENAILCIGGANVDRKFHLKAPSVHGTSNPATVTRSVGGVARNIAENLGRLGHEVQLVSVAGDDPEWRFIEEVSSPYMDTAMTKTLSQGATGSYTAVLEPDGEMTLALADMDIYTEMTPSYLEHHRSKLMRAKLLAVDLNCPKETVMYLQALASSSNVPLAVIPVSAPKMDRLGEDLSGISFLILNRDEAALRLGISIQDQADWKRSVEMLLEQGAKTAVVTGGKDGAMAGDENGVMHFPAIETQQVEDVTGAGDAFSGGLLHAHLSGYGFHQAVQMGMLNASKTLASSQTVRPELTETVLTKELEELK
- a CDS encoding aminopeptidase, which translates into the protein MTTFDEKLSRYAELAVKVGVNIQPDQKLYIAASIDAAPFVRLIVKKAYEEGARQVFVDWSDDVISRTRFEKAPEDSFAEFPEWKVQEREQLAEQGAAFISVVSQSPDLLKGIDSKRISASQKATGQALNKYRQYVQSDKISWCVLAAPSAQWANKVFPDLPENEQVEALWEAIFKAVRADTKDPIEAWLEHDRTLHTKADYLNDKKYAKLHYQAPGTDLEVALPKGHLWAGAGSVNEKGHTFMANMPTEEVFTVPHKDDVNGFVSSTKPLSYGGNIIDGFKITFEGGRITDVTAEQGEEVLKELVATDEGSHRLGEVALVPHQSPISDSGILFFNTLFDENASNHFAIGSAYAFCLEGGKTMSADELKEHGLNQSITHVDFMVGSADMDIDGILEDGTREPIFRGGNWAF
- a CDS encoding GNAT family N-acetyltransferase, with amino-acid sequence MNLLFEGKTCYLRTLTVEDAEDMVRILVKNRDYWAIYEPRHRDSYFTIAVQREKIRESIYQARENREYSFGIFSHDTNQLIGHISIYSIKRLPFLSALVGYSMDEEFIGRGIASEAVRLITAFGFEQLRLHRVEAYVAPDNIGSLRVLEKAGFEKEGLLKQFLFINGEWKDHYYYALLEQDF
- a CDS encoding pseudouridine-5'-phosphate glycosidase; amino-acid sequence: MTNMISYSTEVQEAIEQKKPLVALESTIISHGMPYPQNVETAREVEQIVRDNGAVPATIALMDGQIKIGLSDEELELLGNSPDVAKVSRRDIGQLLATKKIGATTVAATMICAELAGIRVFATGGIGGVHRGAEATMDISADLEELSNTGVAVVCAGAKSILDIGLTLEYLETKGVPVIGYQTDEMPAFYTRHSGFPLSYGSQTTEELAAILKAQWSLGLKGGAVIANPIPQEHALDKDFIDGIIEQAMAEAKANGINGKDVTPFLLGKVKELTEGKSLVANIELVKHNAKVGAELAASYGAL
- a CDS encoding DinB family protein, producing the protein MDPEKLFAYHQWATQKVLQLVEDSGEEYYTRAGQNSFPSIRETVAHVIGVEKMWFKRMNGVKSPEFEHFDVDTVEKAKNALLLLHAEMELYFASLSEESWQEELNYRNMKGDEFRHSREEMLFTVVNHASYHRGQITSLLRQFGKAGIPLDYIYFQKENR
- the mreBH gene encoding rod-share determining protein MreBH, producing MFSATDIGIDLGTANILVYTKSKGVILNEPSIVALDARSGAVIAIGTEAKAMLGKAPDSIRIVRPMKEGVIADFDVTRELLKLVMQKAAKQLGGSLRKPKVMVCTPSGATAVERRAIHDAVKQSGAKSVHLIEETVAAAIGADLPITEPVASVIVDIGGGTTEVAIISFGGVVSSNTIKIAGDRMDEDIIQYVRKHYNLLIGEKTAETIKKEIGYAPIPHEPKKMNIRGRDVLSGLPKTIELSSDEMQKALSESLSAILECIRATLENCPAELSGDMVDQGVVISGGGALLKGLQEWLAQEISVPVHIAPDPLESVAIGTGRSLGMIDQLEKMSR
- a CDS encoding M3 family oligoendopeptidase codes for the protein MTNTYPEVWELDSLFSGGSDSAELRTHLDATGKKLADFEQTAATFDVPNRRADAQLVAAFLEQTSDVSVDLRQAGAFIGCLMAQNTEDKKAALLQSEHALLRSRFQSAFLKFKQALMEADPNLWSDLLSTEDLKEFAFILDEWRKEAKRLLSEQEEGLITSLGIDGYHAWSELYDLLIASVSVQVEVDGEDKTLSVGQANNLSSHRDASVRKEAYDKLEAAWGEKEELFAKTLNSLAGFRLQMYKKRGVDNVLEEPLQMNRMKQETLDVMWQAISEHKQPFADYLARKAQLLGKEKLAWYDVDAPVVENSQSFDYEQGSEFIIRHFGKFGPELEKFSRHALENGWVEAEDRAHKMPGGFCTSLPKSGESRIFMTYSGSMSNVATLAHELGHAFHTHALQPMHDLNRSYAMNVAETASTFAEMIVADAAVKNAVTKEEKISLLEDKIQRSVAFFMNIHARFLFETRFYEERKNGVVPASRLNELMEQAQKEAFAGSLSEGHPHFWASKLHFYITDVPFYNFPYTFGYLFSLSVYAKALEEGQGFEEKYMALLRDTAVMSTEQLAIKHLGEDITEKGFWEKGIALCTKDVEEFIKLTAEEG